AAAAATGGAATGGGACCTGGCGTATATCCAGAAATGAAATTGAGGAATTATTTAGGAAAAAATTTGGAAAAAAAATGATGGAAAACTCGATTGATATAAGCCATAATCTGGATCAAATTCTCGTCGAAAAGTCCGATTTTGAAGCTCAACAGCAGCAATTGGGAAAATTGGCAGCGATCGAAACAGTTGAAAGGGAACTGAGGGCGGAAATTCGCAGTTTGAACGAACGAAATGCGCAATTAGAGGCGTCATCTGCCTCTGGATGGACAGAGGCGCGTGCGCTAAAAGAAGAACTCGAAAAGGTACGGGAAGAGCTAAATATGGCAAAAGAAAGGGAAAAAAAAGCAGAACAAGATGTAAATTGGCTGCGTAGGCAACAAGAAGAAGGGGAAATAACCGCTCAGAAAAGCGCTGAAACGATTCAGAAACTGCGCGAAGAGAACCAGCGGCTGTCAGATCTGTTATATCAACGGGCTCTTGGACTTGCACACGCGGATGTGGGAGACCAACACCACAAACACCAGTAAAATGAAATAATGGGTATCAACCAAGCCTTGATACAAGGATGGGCCCATTACACAGCAGTTTCAGGTTGTTTTTGCCTTAAGTTTACATAATGTATCTTATGCCGTATTTTTTGCTGTTATTTTTTTACAAGTCATAACATCTGTAAATCAGGCCAAATTGGGGCTATTTGGGAACCTCAAGACTTTTTCGGAAAAAATAAAACCCTGAGGAGCGTTTTTCTGCTTCCCAGGGTTTTATTTATGGTATTATGCCAAATTCAAAGATTTGCTCTAATCTATCTCAACACCCATCATGCCCAATTGCCCGCGTGCAAATCTTGTGACGGACGACTCATCGTATTCTTTGACGATCTTTTGATAGGCATCACTCGCTTGCTGAGGCATTTTTCCGAGTTCGTAACATCTGCCGGCTTCTTTCAGGGCTATCGGCGCAAAAGGCGATCCGGGTTGCGCTTCGGCAAAAGCTGCGAACTGTTGACCTGCTTCGGCGAATTTTCCTTCGCTTTCAAGACAGGACGCCAAACCCGACCAGGCGCCATAACCGAATGGGCCATCTGCCGGGTATTCATCCAGATATTGTTGAAAATATGTGCGGGCCTCTGCGATGCGGCCTTCTTCATAATGCAAATTGGCCAGTGCCATCAATGCTTCGCCCGCTTCGGCTTCACCTGCATAATTTTCTATTACTTCTTGTGATGAGGCAATCGCCTCTTCTACGCGCCCATCATAAAGTGCTATATAAACGTCTCCAAGAGCTATGCGAGCCGCCTCTGAGCGTTGTGTTTGTGCGCGATAAAAAAACAGGACAATCAGCACAGCGACAATGGCAATGCCAAATCCCGTGAGGATTCTGATATAATTTGCTTCAATCTGACCCCACACCCTGAGAAACCAGACCAGTATGTCTTCTTGTTGCGGTTGTGGTGACTGCATAAATGCTCTCCTCCCCTAC
The nucleotide sequence above comes from Gemmatimonadota bacterium. Encoded proteins:
- a CDS encoding helix-turn-helix domain-containing protein, whose amino-acid sequence is MENYGIIEAAKILKVTDKTIRNYINRGFLNPEKWNGTWRISRNEIEELFRKKFGKKMMENSIDISHNLDQILVEKSDFEAQQQQLGKLAAIETVERELRAEIRSLNERNAQLEASSASGWTEARALKEELEKVREELNMAKEREKKAEQDVNWLRRQQEEGEITAQKSAETIQKLREENQRLSDLLYQRALGLAHADVGDQHHKHQ
- a CDS encoding tetratricopeptide repeat protein, encoding MQSPQPQQEDILVWFLRVWGQIEANYIRILTGFGIAIVAVLIVLFFYRAQTQRSEAARIALGDVYIALYDGRVEEAIASSQEVIENYAGEAEAGEALMALANLHYEEGRIAEARTYFQQYLDEYPADGPFGYGAWSGLASCLESEGKFAEAGQQFAAFAEAQPGSPFAPIALKEAGRCYELGKMPQQASDAYQKIVKEYDESSVTRFARGQLGMMGVEID